One Eurosta solidaginis isolate ZX-2024a chromosome 1, ASM4086904v1, whole genome shotgun sequence genomic window, gggatagcaaaatacgtcatttttgcgtgcaaaaaaaatcgccatttctaattctgcagaaaagttgaaaattttttcaatttgtgtgatttacattttccagaaattaatatacgcattctttaatattttttggtctaccaaagtgtgttttagcaaaaaaactcatatcaatgtgtgcatgtttatagagaaagaaagtgaaatatgtaattgcatagtataaataatcgtgagcaattctaatgcagaatagtaaactttgatttccacatacatacaagaaaaaaattcttgttaccattaagatttattatccaaaattgaaaaaaaagattagaaaattcggtgtaaaaaaacggctatgtgtgcaataaaatagcctctcttgttgagatacccctccatggtctccattaattattgtgacggaggtgtgtttgcagcagcaaagtgaacccaaacagtgtaggtcgtggtgtttgttgttcgtggtccgcatcaactggaccaggtggggcaatgacgccacatccagttataccaaggtatataccacaagagcaaccgggtaatgcaaggccacgatagcagcagcaacaacctcccaaggctggctatcatcgttgatttataaaaaaacagtgttgtgcatctttaatgcttaaatatttcctctgttgaaacagtttccacgtttcactgttcaacgaaagcagcagccagcgtatgccaccaccgaacagctgataacaaaaacttggatgcacagcagtttaaagctaaaatggaagttgaggaaatatctgaaaataaggtaaatatatgtttcgcgttattaacaaaatcgccctaaattttatgaattaacagatcgctacgaacgacaaagcacccgaacgtgtgatcaaagaaagtactacagaaattattgccggcggggccgtattctacaatccagtacaagaatttaatcgtgatttaagtatttcagtacttaatgtatactcaaagcggttgataagagagcgggaagcggcggcgcataaaaatccacaaaatacaaaggaaagcaagcaatgctaatgacaagaaaccatacacggctggtggtgtaaaatacgacgatggactgcgaatattggaagcgcttgctgcaacaggtttacgtagcataagttatgcaaaagaagtagcaggcgtgcgtgaaattgttgcaaatgatctatctaaggtggcagtagattccattagcgtaaatatgcgacacaatggagtggaacatttaattgtgccaagcgaaggggatgcaatgtaggtttgatatacgaatcaatagctagtgatttaactgtaattatcaataataaaattcgtaataggactctcatgtacctttcatcttcatatgagaagcgtttcgatgttatagacctaaatccttatggttgtccgaatcgctttctggatggcgctatacaatcactgacgagtgggggttcattacttgtaactgcgaatggtatggctgtgctggcaggcaatacgcctgaagcctgcaatgccaaaaatagttctgtgcctttgcgtatgaaatgctgccatgatatgggattgcgtatactattgcattgcattgaaacgcactctaatcgttatggaaaatatattgagccacttttgagcatttctgccaatttttatatacgcgtatttgtgcgtatgcatagtagtcaagcgaagtgtaaatatagcatgaggttggtatacagcattttggccttttaccacaatccaattacttaccatatctttatattatgaacacagcaaacaatgaatggtatttcactggttgtgatacctatacgCTACAGCCTATGGGTATTGTAAAATTAAGATCTCAGATAAAGGCAATGGGGAAGTATAATTCGGTATACCAACtgttaatacaaattgtgcgcattgcggtgataaacatcatgtaagtttcaactatcccacttaagtatttaaactcgaataaatcaaattatttccttcttacttaattggtgcttaaccgtttaaacggttatgtccgttcaaaaaggcgcgtcagtcgctttttcagagggttaactggcaccaattgttcacaccaaattgtttcttatattcccaaatatagttgggcggtccactttggtcgcatcccatacatgatccaacgtttgttgaagaattgctacaaatcgtagaagaaaaaccgctaagtgatttggacacacaacgtcgtttaaaaggtgtgttatcggcggtatgcctgaacttgtattgggtacatgagtttttatgtaaaaaatattcaccatatccaacatcaatacctcgcattcaattgtggacgctgtacattgggttcacgtaatatggacaagcatattgttgattccagtggtaaggccacaatttcaaatgatggggcaaccattaataaactattggataaaataataacacaacgtagcgtgctcaagtggtataagcttATCTGGAAAAGATATTTCGTGACGAAAACCCTGGAAGATTACCGCGCCTTGTCTGCTGTGGATCAACAAAATATaactgagagcagtattttggcaggcctgtagcttcttccagtaggtaatttttaggcttggcgacctatgggtgacgcatagcccttaatcggctggctaattgctttgtgtgtagtcatgagcgtttctttatcctttccccaggtactgccagcgagggatttaaggattttggtacggctctgaattgtcggaacaattgcggctgcgtgctcaccaaaatttagatcctgatgaaagtcgcacccaaaattttaaggtgtaagacagtcggtagggtaatgtcatacggtcgacatttggcgcggccatgtcttaaataaga contains:
- the LOC137236746 gene encoding tRNA (guanine(26)-N(2))-dimethyltransferase-like; its protein translation is MRHNGVEHLIVPSEGDAMTLMYLSSSYEKRFDVIDLNPYGCPNRFLDGAIQSLTSGGSLLVTANGMAVLAGNTPEACNAKNSSVPLRMKCCHDMGLRILLHCIETHSNRYGKYIEPLLSISANFYIRVFVRMHSSQAKCKYSMSKQ